A stretch of DNA from Triticum dicoccoides isolate Atlit2015 ecotype Zavitan chromosome 2A, WEW_v2.0, whole genome shotgun sequence:
CCAATGATGATTACTCATCATCATCACAAATTACAATCTATGTGCAACACACTCCTTGAGCAAGATCTGCATGAGCAGTGTTAGAGTTTGTTTTTGACTGAACTGGAGAAATATTCGCTTGATCTGCGATGTTGGATTAAGTAAGTAACAGTAAGGTTCAAGAAAGCATACAGCTGATATTTGGATGGGCGTGGTGCTTGCAGAGCCCTAATCTTCTTATCCAGGGACAACCTCTCATGTAAGGCTGCAATGGCAGCAACAACCTGGGAGACAAAAATAGGGCATGTCCCAGTATCTCTCAACTCACATCCTTTTTCACTAGCGCCTCCAGCAACACCATCTCCAACACCGACAGCCAAACAAGACCCCAACCTAAGAATTGCCTCCTTCACCGCCGTAATCGCGAAGAACCAGCCATTGCCCTTCCCATACAAAACCTCGAGCTGCCTCGCCAACCATGAGACACCATCAACCAGCCTGGGGCACTCGAACCGCACAGCCCTCGGATCAAGACGAAACTCCTCGCTCTCCCCCTTGGGCAGGCGTTCCAGCGAGCaccctgcctccgccgccgccgccttcagacACAGCCTGACCAGCACAAACACATGGTCTCGACTGGCCGCGTCAATCACGATACCATATCTCGGTGAGCTCGCGAGCAACCAGCGCCGCAGCTCGACTTCCCACTGCAGGGCACCTAACCGCAGTGCCTCCACCACGCGGGCCACAGCGTAGGAGTACGCCCCGGGGGGATGGTGGCTGCCCCAGGAGTCCACCTCCCGACGCAGGAGGCAGAGCTCAGACGGGAGGAtgcggggaggagaggagagggttGGGGCGGCAGTGGAGGAGCCGAAGTCTGCACACTCGGCGGCGAGGAAGGCGGGGAGGGAGGACGAGGCGGGCGGTTGGTTGGTGGTGCGGACGACGGCTGGGCAGTCGTGGTACGGGACGGGCGCAgccgggagggggagggggatttCGGAGGTCGGTGAAGAGGGGAAAGATGGGAGCGGGGTAGTGGGCGCAGGTGCGGGGAGTGTGGAGGAGGTGGCGATGGTcgccgtggtggtggtggagcaggggagGAGTGGGGAAGGGAGGGAGGATAGAGCGGAAGAGGCGGCGGAGAGGAGGGACCGCAGGTGGGCGAGAACGGACGGCACCGCGGGTGGTGGAGGCGGCGTCTCCATGGGAGGCGAATGAGGAACCTGGTTCGGTCGGCGGAGGAAGAGATCCACTATATTCTCGCCGGCCTGTAAAATTCCGGCGGTTTTACAGCTTCCTAAATCAAGTGCAGATGTGCGCGTTTGTTTTCTCCAGCACACAGGACATGAGGGCCGCTAAATCCTATTTGGCGCCTTATGCGCCCGCTACAGTACAGCTCGCAATCGGGCGCATACCCCCACCTctccgctgggccggcccatctagatTTTTTCCTCTGTTTTTCAAATCGCGAAAAAAATCTGGTACTGCTTTGATTCCTGCTTAACAATAAGCTGCATAACCACCCCGCCATCCCCAACTGGACGTGCTACTTTCATGTTTCTACGCCTTTTACtttgttctttttttcttctgttttcctttttctggttttctctttcttttttcttttttctttttcttctccctgggtttgatgaactttttttgaaattcgtgaacattttcttaacATCGATCAACTTTTGTCAAATgcgttgaacttttttcaaatttgatgaacttttttccaaattggatgaactatttttcaaaatcgatgaacttttttcaaattagatgaactttttcaaaaattgataaactttttcaaaattgatgaactttttttaaaactgatgaacttttttcaaaattaggtgaactttttcaaaattcgatgaactttttctaaatttcgtgaactttttccaaattttgttgaactttttttcctaaattcatgaaccttttatcaaaattggtgaacttttttgtaattcgtgaacttttttaaagtttgatgaactttttaaaaaaatcgaaaaaagAATCTTGAAAGTCGATGGTCAATGGCTCACCGGTCTACCATGAAACGATCTAGcgctttttcattttttttctttcgagTAAACAAAACGATCGAGCGGGATAGCTGGGGAAGCAGGCGTCGTACGAGCTCGTCTGCTCGTTCATGGGCCGACCCACTTAGCCAGGCGCGTGGGCGCTGGTTTCGTCTTGCGACGCATAAGGCGCTGGCGAGGAGCACTCATGAGGGCCGGCCTGTCTCGCGCGGGATGTAAACAGGCCGCCTGCTTTTACTCGGGCCGCCTGCTTTTACTGTTCGGCCTCCATGACACGAACCTTAAAGCACTCCTGGGCCTGGTTCCATGAGAACCCTTGAATCGGCAGTTTCTCCAAGATCAGACCCGAGCGGTGCACGTGGGCGGCCACGCTCGAGAAGCCACGTTGCTTCGCGAAGCGCCGGGAATTATTAGCCTCACCGCTCCCTCTCCCACTCTCCCCCACTCTCCCAATTCTTACCGGAGGCGGCGGATCGAAGGAGAGCAAGAAGACCACCGGACTCCATCACCGTCGAGCGGATCATCACCTGGCCCGCGGCAATGGCGGTAAGCACTTCTCTGTTCGTCATGCACTATTTTTTCGCGTTTCCGGCGATAGATTCGATCCACGGCAGAGAGGAGAATGGGAAATAGAGGTAGATAAGCATGGCAGTTCATGCTAGTTCATGCAAGATCGGAATAGAGGTAGATGCGGATGGAGTAGAAGGGGGATTGGGGATTGGGGTTACAGAGCAGACACCGGCTAACCGTGGAGGCCATCACCGACGTGCGGAGCGGCGGGCCGAGTGGCTGGCAATTCATCTTCTTGTCCATCGCCGTGCGGGGCGGCGGTTCGTCGTCGCTGTCGGAGGAGTTGAGGTCGATCTGCCAGGTAcgacaacctggctctgatacgtctccaacgtatctataatttttgattgctccatgctatattatttactgttttggactatattgggctttattttccacttctatattatttttgggactaacctattaaccggaggctcagcccagaattgctgttttttgcctatttcagtgtttcgaagaaacggaatatcaaacggagtccaaacggaatgaaaccttcgggaacgtgactttctcaccgaacgtgatccaggagacttggaccctacgccaaggcatcagagaggcggtcacgagggtgggggcgccccctgcctcgtgggcccctcgaagctccaccgacgtactccttcctcctatatatacctacgtacccccaaacgatcagaacaggagccaaaaacctaattccaccgccgcaactttctgtatccacgagatcccatcttggggcctgttccggagctccgccggagagggccgtcatcacggagggcttctacatcatcatagcctctccgatgaagtgtgagtagtttaccttagaactttgggtccatagttagtagctagatggcttcttctctctttttggatctcaatacaaagttctccccctctcttgtggagatctattcgatgtaatcttctttttgcggtgtgtttgttgagaacgatgaattgtgggtttatgatcaagtctatctatgaataatatttgaatcttctctgaattcttttatgtatgattggtcatctttgcaagtctcttcgaattatccgtttggtttggccaactagattgatagttcttgccatgggagaagtgcttagctttgggttcgatcttgcggtgtcctttcccagtgacggaaggggcagcaaggcacgtattgcaccgttgacatcgaggataacaagatggggtttatttcatattgcatgaatttatctctctacatcatgtcatcttgcttaaggcgttactctgtttttaacttaatactctagatgcatgctggatagcggtcgatgagtggagtaatagtagtagatgcagaatcgtttcggtctacttgtcacggacgtgatgcctatatacatgatcatacctagatattctcataactatgctcaattctgtcaattgctcaacaataatttgttcacccaccgtagaatacttatgctcttgagagaagccactagtgaaacctatggcccccgggtctattctcatcatatcaatctccatcactttagtcttgctttgcttttacttttcactttgcatctctataccaaaaataccaaaaatattatatctatcagatctcactctcgtaagtgaccatgaagggattgacaacccctaatcgcgttggttgcgagtagctatcgctttgtgcagatacgagggacttgagcgtggcctccactggattgataccttggttctcaaaaactgagggaaatacttacgctactctgctgcaccatcccttcctcttcggggaaaaccaacgcaagctcaagacgtagcaggctccGGCGCCCTCGCTGGCATCTGCACCTGTTCTtcctcctccttaggctccccACCGATGACCGTCGGTGGCACGATTGTCATCTCCCAGTACACTGCGGCATGGCGGTCATTAGGAACCCAGTAGTTCTTGTACTTGGACCACTTCTTCCTCTATTTAGCATATTCGGAGACGGCCTGATTCATGGCCTAGCGAATGATGTCGACTATCATCACGCCCTTTGTTGGGTCAGTAATCAACGTCTTCAGCTCTTGCATAGTGGCCCTTATGAGCACTGCATCAGATTCCTTCTGCATGTCAGGCATGGAGCCAAAGTTCGAGCACacctccatggtgttctggaaCTTGGTGCGGTCACTAGCCAACCACCcgaggaagaaggccctccagccAATACCCTAAGGGAAGGGGTTGGTGTTGGAGCTGGAGCTAGAGCTCGTGGCGATGGGGAGGAGGAAGGTTGATAGTGAGAGAAGAGAGGGGTGGGTAAGTAGTGGTGGGCAGGGTGAGTAAATATAGGCGCGATGGAGAGGAGGGAGAGTGACAGTCATGCCGTTTTAACTACATGCTCTTCAATAAGCCATGAACTCTGTATTGTGCATGACTCCATGAATTGTGTGCAGATCGAGGAGAGCAATGAGATGGGCACGGAGGTGCTCCCGCACGTTGACAACAAGGGCAAGTAGTCGGTTCATCCAATGCCCGAGGTTGTGCTGCCACCCACCGCCGAGGAAGAACCGAAGACGcctgaggtgacgacgagcgcatgGAGGAGCCCCCCAGCAGCAAGCGCCGCAACTACGACCACTATCATGAGGAGGATGGCCCaactcacttctgcaaggtcatccttgcaCCAAAGTTTGAGTGCATCCCCATGCCCCTGGACTTCACACCAAGCACTTCCTCGTAGTGCCGACGGAGTTCAAGCTCAGGAACAACACCGGCTGCTCCTAGAAGGTGACGGCGAAGCTGATGAACGGTAGGGTGACCCTGGATCAGGGTTGGTCCACCTACACCGCCGTTCATCAGATCAAGATCGGCTACATGGTGACATTCAGGCTCCTCACTCCCgacaccctcaaggtcatcatcttcgacgacgATGGCATTGAGGTGGTCAACAAGTGCGAGAAGCACGACGAAGCCTTCACCGCCAAGGACTAGGGCCGGGGCAGCTCCTTCCTAAGTACTATCGAGTCTGCTTTATGGTTTATGCATTGAACTGTTTGATCTATCGTTATGATGTGTGGTACTATGTTATCTGAACTATGCTGTTAAGTAGTTGATGCTCTATTTATGCTCTGCTCTGCTTATGATGTGTGGTACATGGTTGTGCCGAAGTGTGCtggtaacctcaccaactagccaaagaggTTACCACACACTAGACGTTGCATCCAACCAAACACCATGTCTTTGGGTTTGTCCACTAACATACAAGcaaccaaacaccaggcagtgtggtTCTGCCCATGCAGGCAAGAGGGCATGCAagcaaccaaacaacttgcaggTGGTGCATTTGAGGCTGCATTTGCATAGCCAGGCTGAGTTGAGAAGGCTATGCAATGCAACTACTGTAGActacggcaaccaaacacgcccacaGTCTCTGCGTCGTCCTTGGATCCGCATATCAGGGACACCAGGCGCTGCGCTGTGccatttgtaggatcgaaagtatgtctagagggggtgattagactacttgaccaaataaaaatatatccttttcccaattttaagtcttggcagattttagcaacttagcacaagtcaagcaatcaacctacacgtgcaattctaagagtatagcagtggaatgtaaatcattgcatatgaaggtaaaggggaggagtttggagggagcaaacacaatgtagacacagagttttttggcgtggttccgataggtggtgttatcatacatccacgttgatggagacttcaacccacaaagggtaacggttgcacgagcccACAGAGgggtccacccacgaagggtccatgaagaagcaaccttgtctattccaccatggccatcgcccatgaaggacttgcctcacttgggtagatcttcacaaagtaggcgatctccttgcccttacaaactccttggttcaactccacaatcttgacggaggctcccaagtgacacctagccaatctaggagacaccactctccaaagggtaatagatggtgtgttgatgatgaactccttgctcttgtgcttcaaatgatagtctccccaacactcaactctcccacacatatttggatttggtggaaagatgatttgagtggaaagcaacttggggaaggctagagatcaagattcttgtggttggaatggaataccttggtctcaacacatgagtagacggttctctctcagaaaatgtatggtagaagtgtaggcacattcttgaaagtgcgttatatcgactagaggggggtgaataggcgatttttatgaattcttcattgaggaatttcagagtgaggaaattccttagcgaagaactacttgcagcggaataagtactcagaagtaaacataacagaacacaagcatggtcatcatgatgaaatgaagacaagcacagagtacggaaagcgtaaacacatgataacacaggatgaagacaaatagactgaagaaattgaactgaggaaattgagaaagtctttagtcaaagtcttcaaacagatatgaacaagcactcaacacataaatgaggaaatggaaccaggtagcttggggaagacaatgatttggtagaccagtttcaactgctatgacagttgtacgtctggttagggcggctaggtatttaaacctgaggacacacagtcccagacacccaattCTGAACACGCAGTTCAGAACACTCAATCCTCACTGTatttcccttgagctaaggtcacacaaacctcacccaatcacttgtggtaagtcttcaggtgacttctgaaccttcacaaacttggttacttggcgatccacaattcctcttggatgctgtagaccatgacgcctaaccgtctggaagaagcacagtctttaaaggtaacaagcgtcagatccacacaggatcaatctcttcagtgatgctcaatcactttgggtttgtaggtgtttgggtttgggttttcacttgatgattttcgctcaaagtcctcggaggatgggatgctctcaaatgacaagtgtcagtttctctcggagcagccaaccagctagtggttgtaggggcggctatttatagcctagggagcaacccgacatgataagacataaatgcccttcaatgatatgaccgtgaggtgggtagatattttgggacagctggcgcatagcacaacaacggtcgaaaatttgagtatcaaattcctcagggctatcatgttcctcactgtgtaggcaatccgcactggcgaattcctaactcatcggtcagaacaaattcctcagagaccaaaagaacttcgtctctgtcactaaagaatatggctgaactgtatgagatttccaatggcttcactcgaagggattggtaggtgtaggattttgagtcgaGCATCACATGGaactttttccttagtatttcctcaacccctttaacagtacggtgtttcctatgactcaagaaagagaaaatgaaactacaaaaacaaaagtcttcacgcttcatgttcctcgaatgaatgccaagtcttcaaaggtcacaccaatttcttcactttcaaagtcttcagaaattcaaagtctttagtcaaagaacttaatttttaggggtcgactttttctgtaaatatcaaactcctcatagacttatagacctgtgtacactcataaacacattagtcccttaacctataagtcttcaatacaccaaaatcactaagggcactagatgcacttatagttctgatagctctctccatgaatggaggaaggatggaggggtatatatagcctccacacaaaatctaaccattacacacaattcaccaaactcggtgggaccgaatacacaaactcagtcagaccgattcggttcaaaatgtgaatgttaggcttttcggtgggaccgatacgatcaactcggtgggaccgatttcattagggttagggcataaagtaatctcagtgagaccggtcacatgaactcggtggaaccgatttctgtaataggcagacaaagagttggtcaggcaactcggtgggaccggtcactcatttcggtgagaccgaaacattacgaaaaggaaacagagagtttgcattgcgaactcggtgggaccgagtttgacttttggtttaggacatacgtggatatgagaaagtggtcgagggcttttggagcatatcactaagcattttgagcaagcaagccattaagcaacacctcatgcccttttaatagtattggattttcctatggactcaatgtgatcttggatcactaaaatgaaaatgtagagtcttaagcttttgccaatatgtgtccttagcattttgaggggtccacattcctagtccatgccatgccaatccttgaactttctgaaatgatcatcttgaaagagcattagtttaatgagctatatgttgttaggaattaccaaaaccacccagtgatagttgcactttcaccgttgGATCCGCATCATGCGGACACCAGGCGCCGCATTGTCTACCATGCGTCGCGTGGTCTATTTCGCGTTGAGCATGCCAGGTGTCGCCTAGTCAGGCTATCTGGGGTGAGGCCCGTTGGGTGCAGCCATCGTCGCGGGTCCCACCATTTCTTCCTCCTCATCTACCCCTCGCCACTATCGTCTCCCATTTCAAAACCACCCAGCGATTTCATCGCTCCACCAACTGCCCAATGAGTTCATCCCATCCCAAATCCCGCAAATCAGGCGAGATGGCAACCTTGGCGGTGATTCCGTGACCAATTTTCCGTCAGAGTTGGAGCGATTGACCGTGTGCGGCGACAAGAGGGTTGTATGGCGACCAGGGGCGTGCGGCGACCAAGGGCGTGCTACCACCGCGGGGTACTAGGGGCGGTATGCTAGGAGTAGGTCGCACCGGAAGGAGCAACAGTAGCAGAGACGCGACAAAGGAGAACGATCGTCGTGCTGTTGGCGCAGAAGGGCAGAGTCGTTGCGAGCTATCCCTGGTAAGCTCATTGGTCTCGATTTTGCGCTTCTCCCCGTTTGGCCAAACCGACGAGTACATGGTGGAATGGATGAAGCACTCATTAATTTTGAGATGGATGACGACATGGGGCATTCAGTGTGCAATGGTTTTTAGGCTACTAGTGAGCTAGGGTTTGA
This window harbors:
- the LOC119354900 gene encoding U11/U12 small nuclear ribonucleoprotein 48 kDa protein-like, with the protein product METPPPPPAVPSVLAHLRSLLSAASSALSSLPSPLLPCSTTTTATIATSSTLPAPAPTTPLPSFPSSPTSEIPLPLPAAPVPYHDCPAVVRTTNQPPASSSLPAFLAAECADFGSSTAAPTLSSPPRILPSELCLLRREVDSWGSHHPPGAYSYAVARVVEALRLGALQWEVELRRWLLASSPRYGIVIDAASRDHVFVLVRLCLKAAAAEAGCSLERLPKGESEEFRLDPRAVRFECPRLVDGVSWLARQLEVLYGKGNGWFFAITAVKEAILRLGSCLAVGVGDGVAGGASEKGCELRDTGTCPIFVSQVVAAIAALHERLSLDKKIRALQAPRPSKYQLLLEYSQILKQGCDERSKRPNYRAVLDYDGILPRQMDNQESGWSKTREELLAEERDYKRRRMSYRGKKMKRNPTEILRDIIDEHMAEIKQAGLREPPGDIARNILETNSSGGAYQGSSCDKAILGSRLPSRENSPHTASRSHDTKDSYMNIRYENSAHHHQNVSEHEKGGIRESGNAMNRGYSDRHDYTHKRNTNDHRKYGNKYKKNIPDYHSESSDRSAWSTRTPKSSEREYGGMPGDKSNDRTRTTQNRHGSIPGNEDQFSDRYDPKSRYSDEDLREAYHDA